TCCGCCGCGTCGAGAATGCGGGGCACCAGATGCAGATCGACGACCTCGAAGGGCTGCTTGCCGCGCTCGGCGACGTGCTGGGCGTGCGGTTCTCGCGGCCGTCAACGAACACATAAGGAGGAGCCTATGTCGGGCACATCTGTCGATGTCGAGATGCTTGATGTCTTCAAGGAAGAGCTGCGGCTGTGCAAGGTGACGAGCGGCGAGGTCGTCGCGGTGCTCAGCGGCGGCAACGACCACCCCGACTACGCGCAGACCTTCATGCTGGCGGCGCAGAGCTTTGGCGCCACCACCTTTCACGTCAACGTCCTCAAATACGGGCAGGTGAAGGTCGCCGGCGTGCAGGGGCGTCATGCGCTCACGGGAAATCGGCCGGCGATCGAGATGCTGAAGCAGGCCGACATGGTGATCGACCTGCTCGGACTTTTGTTCTCCGCCGAGCAGGCCGAGATCCAGGCCGCCGGCGCCCGCATCCTGCGCGTGATGGAGCCGTTCCATATCCTCAAGCAGATGTTTCCGACCGAGGATCTGCGGCGGCGGGTCGAGCTGTCGCGCGAGCTGCTGATCGCGGCGAAGGCGATGCGGATCACCTCGCCCGCAGGCACCGACATCCGCTACGGCCTCACGCAATATCCCGTCATCTCCGAATATGGCTACACCGACGAGCCCGGGCGCTGGGACCACTGGCCGTCGGGCTTTGCCTTCACGCAAGGCACCGACGGCGACATCGAGGGCACGGTCGTGCTGTCGCCGGGCGATATCCTGTGCGCGTTCAAGCGCTATATCCAGTCGCCGGTGAAGCTGACGGTCAGGCGCGGCATGATCACGGCGATCGAAGGCGAGGGCACCGACGCGCTGCTGATCAGGAATTACATCGACAGCTTCAACGATCCGCGCGGCTACGCGATCTCGCATATCGGCTGGGGCTCCAATGAGCGCGCGGCATGGCATCACTTCGCGTCGACCGGCAGGCTCGCCAGCGAGCACGTGATGAACGCGCTGTCGTTCTACGGCAACGTGCTGTTCTCGACCGGTCCGAACACCGAACTGGGCGGCAGCAACGACACGCCCTGCCATCTCGACATCCCGATGCGCGGCTGCAGCCTGTGGCTCGACGACATGCACATCCTCGATCGGGGCAATTTCGTGCGGCAGGACCTGCGCGCGCCGGGGAGATGAGCGCCGTCCGATCACGAAACGGCGCTTGAAACGTGGCTGGACAAAAGGGGGAAACACAATGGCAACTGCCGCGACTGACGCGAACGTCACGGATTATACGACCAAGCAGCGGTACTCGATCCTGATATCCGCGATGCTCGGCTACATCCTCGATTTCTATGACGTTCTGATCTTTCCCTTCCTGCTGCCGGCGATCCAGAAATCGATGTCGATCTCGCTGACGCAGGCCGGCACGCTGCAGGCGCTGACGCTGTTCGGCTCGGCGATCGGCGGCGCGCTGTTCGGCACCATCGGCGACCGTTTCGGCCGCAAGACCTCGCTGCAGTTCACGATCGCGCTGTTCTCGATTGCGGCCGTCCTGTCGGCCTTTGCCTGGGACTTCTGGTCGCTCGCGGTGCTGCGCTTCATCACCGGCATCGGGCTCGGCGGCGAATACGGTGCCGGCATGGTGCTGTTCAACGAGGCCTGGCCGAAGCGCAACCGTGGCCTCGGCACCTCGGTGCTGCAGGGCTGTGCGGTGATCGCGTCGTCGGCCGCGTCGATCGTCGGCATCTGGCTGATCGCGACGTTCAGCGTCGAATGGAGCTGGCGCATCGGCCTTTTGACCGGCGGCACGCCGATCCTCCTGATCATCTTCATCCGCTTCTTCATGCCGGAATCGAAAATCTGGCAGCAATATAACGAGCTGCGCAAGTCCGGCGCCGTCAAGGCGGTGGAGCAGTCGCAGACCACGCCGCTGGTCGACATTTTCCGCCACGGGCTGGCGCGGCAGACCATCACCGCGCTGATCTGGATGATGAGCTACATGCTGTGCTACTACAGCATCCTCTCCTTCATCCCGTCGCTCTTGCTGCGCGACATGCAGACGCCGGGCGATGTGGTGCGCACCACCGCGATCCTGCTCTCGGTCTGCAGCGGCATCGCCTATATCAGCAACGGCTTCTTCAACGACCGCGCCGGACGGCGGATGGGCGCGATCGTGCCCGCGATGTTCTGGATCGGCTCGCTGATCGGCATGGCGATCTGGGGTCACACGCTGTATGCCGGCTCGAAGCTGGAATGGCCGATGTTCTGGCTCTACATCATGTTTGGCATCGGCAACGTGTCGCTCGCGGTCAACGGCGTGTGGATCTCCGAGCTCTATCCGGTGGGCCTGCGCGCCACCGCGGTGTCGACCTTCTACATGGCCGGACGCGGGCTCGGCAGCATCGCGCCGATCGCGGTGCCGATCGCCGCGAGCCACCTGGAAGGCGGGCTCTTGTCGGGCATGATCGCGGTCGCGCTGCCTTGCGCCTTCGTGTTCGTGCTGGCTTCGCTGCTGCTACCGGAGACGCTCGGCCGCGATCTCTCGCTGCAGCAATTCGGCAAGGACCAGCAGCCGGGATTCGAGCCGTCGCTGATGGAGAGCGCCAAGCAGCCGGGCTGATGCGGGGAAAGATGCCAGCCATGACGGCGGCTGACCGCCCGTCATGGCTGCGCGGCTTCGGCGCTGCGATTCAACCTGCCGCGGTGTGGCCGAAATCGCCATGGCGACCGGCGCCCGCGGCAAAGCGCGCCACGCCGGCGGCGCCTTCCGCGTTGAACGTTCCCGTGCAATTGTACCATTCGCGTTCCAGCGCGGCGCCTTCGGGCAGGCCATATTGCAGATAGACCGAGCGGCGGTCGGCGCGCAGCGAGCTTTGAGGAAACTGCGCGATCTGCCGCGCCATCTGTTCGGCGGCGGCACGCGCCTGTCCGTTCGCGACGACCTTCTCGCAGAGCCCGATGCGCAGGCATTCCTCGGCCTCGACCTTGCGGCCGGTCATGATCAGCTCGAGCGCGCGGCCTTCGCCGACGAGCCGCGGCAGCCGCACGGTGCCGCCATCGGTCAACGGTACGCCCCAGCGGCGGTTGTAGACGCCGATATAGGCGCTCTCCGCCATCACGCGGCAGTCCGCCCACAGCGCAAGCTCGAGGCCGCCGGCGACCGCCGGGCCTTCGATCGCCGCGATCACGGGCTTGCCGAGCTTCAGCCGCGTCGGGCCCATCGGTCCGCGCGGCAAGGGCATGCCGAAGCCCGAGAACTCCAGCGATTTGTGCGTGGCCCGGTTCTCGGCGGTGGCGATGCCGCGTTTCGCGAGGCTCTTCAGGTCGGCGCCGGCGCAGAACGCCTCGCCCTCGCCGCAGAACACCGCGACATCGACCGCATCGTCCCGGTCGAAGTTCAGGAAAGCCTCGTACAGCGCCTCGGCATGATCGGGGTCGACCGCGTTGCGCGCTTCGGGGCGCGACAGGATCACGGTCGCGACGCGCTCCTTCTTCTCGATACGGACGGGCATGGAATGTGTCTCCTTCAGGGTGATTTGGCGTGAGTTGCTTGCAGTGCGCTCGCATGGGCCAGCGCATCGTCGAGCCGGTCGTCGCCCCAGAACATCTCGCCGGCGACGAAGAAGGTGGGGGCGCCGAAGATGCCGCGCTCACGCGCTGCCTCGGTCTGCGCGCGCAAGCGCGCCTTGATCGGCTCGGATTGCGCCTGCGCGACGATGTCGTCTCCGGGAAGCCCGAGCGCATCGAGGATCTTCGTCATCGGCGCCGCGTCGTTGATGTCCTGGTCGAGGACAAAATTGAGCTTCATCACCTCGCGGCAGAACGCGCCGGTCCAGGAAGCGCCATTGCCGACCAGCACGATGCGCAGCGGCAGCACGCCGAGCCGCGGAAACACCGTCG
This genomic interval from Bradyrhizobium sp. NP1 contains the following:
- a CDS encoding leucyl aminopeptidase, with amino-acid sequence MSGTSVDVEMLDVFKEELRLCKVTSGEVVAVLSGGNDHPDYAQTFMLAAQSFGATTFHVNVLKYGQVKVAGVQGRHALTGNRPAIEMLKQADMVIDLLGLLFSAEQAEIQAAGARILRVMEPFHILKQMFPTEDLRRRVELSRELLIAAKAMRITSPAGTDIRYGLTQYPVISEYGYTDEPGRWDHWPSGFAFTQGTDGDIEGTVVLSPGDILCAFKRYIQSPVKLTVRRGMITAIEGEGTDALLIRNYIDSFNDPRGYAISHIGWGSNERAAWHHFASTGRLASEHVMNALSFYGNVLFSTGPNTELGGSNDTPCHLDIPMRGCSLWLDDMHILDRGNFVRQDLRAPGR
- a CDS encoding crotonase/enoyl-CoA hydratase family protein — its product is MPVRIEKKERVATVILSRPEARNAVDPDHAEALYEAFLNFDRDDAVDVAVFCGEGEAFCAGADLKSLAKRGIATAENRATHKSLEFSGFGMPLPRGPMGPTRLKLGKPVIAAIEGPAVAGGLELALWADCRVMAESAYIGVYNRRWGVPLTDGGTVRLPRLVGEGRALELIMTGRKVEAEECLRIGLCEKVVANGQARAAAEQMARQIAQFPQSSLRADRRSVYLQYGLPEGAALEREWYNCTGTFNAEGAAGVARFAAGAGRHGDFGHTAAG
- a CDS encoding 2-hydroxychromene-2-carboxylate isomerase encodes the protein MSQPDKAAAPGTEIEIWFEFGSNYSYLSVMRIEQAAALASVRVAWQPMLLGAIFRALGFANAPFLLQKEKLAYVQKDMARQCRKYGLPPWAPPTVFPRLGVLPLRIVLVGNGASWTGAFCREVMKLNFVLDQDINDAAPMTKILDALGLPGDDIVAQAQSEPIKARLRAQTEAARERGIFGAPTFFVAGEMFWGDDRLDDALAHASALQATHAKSP
- a CDS encoding MFS transporter; this translates as MATAATDANVTDYTTKQRYSILISAMLGYILDFYDVLIFPFLLPAIQKSMSISLTQAGTLQALTLFGSAIGGALFGTIGDRFGRKTSLQFTIALFSIAAVLSAFAWDFWSLAVLRFITGIGLGGEYGAGMVLFNEAWPKRNRGLGTSVLQGCAVIASSAASIVGIWLIATFSVEWSWRIGLLTGGTPILLIIFIRFFMPESKIWQQYNELRKSGAVKAVEQSQTTPLVDIFRHGLARQTITALIWMMSYMLCYYSILSFIPSLLLRDMQTPGDVVRTTAILLSVCSGIAYISNGFFNDRAGRRMGAIVPAMFWIGSLIGMAIWGHTLYAGSKLEWPMFWLYIMFGIGNVSLAVNGVWISELYPVGLRATAVSTFYMAGRGLGSIAPIAVPIAASHLEGGLLSGMIAVALPCAFVFVLASLLLPETLGRDLSLQQFGKDQQPGFEPSLMESAKQPG